In Zunongwangia sp. HGR-M22, the sequence AAAGATCCATATACTAATTTGAGAGAACTTTCACGCGCGAGAATTGCCTTAGGAAACACAGGGGGAAGCCAATCTTTGCAAGATGTACTACAATTTCAAATGGATCACGCTAAAGCAAGAGATGCTATTTATTCTGAATTTGATATTCAAAAACTCGAAATGGATGTCGAAAAATTCAACCTACCTATTTTCAAATTTAAGACTCAGGCAAAAGATCGTGAAGAATATTTGAAACGCCCCGATCTTGGAAAATTATTGGCCGATACTGATGTACAAAACAACAAAGAATATGACATTATTTTGAATCTTGTTGATGGCTTATCTCCCGAGGCTACTAAACATAGTATTCCTATTATAGCGCAATTATTACCCGATTTAAAAGCAACCTATTCTTTTGCAATATGTATTATTGAAAATGGTCGGGTAGCCATTGGAGATGAAATTGCAGAAAAATTGAATGGAAAATTTACCGCTACATTTATTGGTGAGCGACCAGGGTTATCAAGCCCGGAAAGCTTAGGAATTTACACTACTTACAATCCAAAAAGCGGCACTACCGACGAGAAAAGAAATTGTATTTCTAATATCCATAACGATGGCATGAAAACCAGGGCGGCAGTAGACTTACTCAAATTTTTAATTAAGGAATCTTTTGCTAAAAAAATAAGCGGTGTTTCGTTGAAATCTGATATTAGAGAACAAAAAGATATCTGTTAGATCTGAAAAGATCCAACAGATAAATTTTTATTGACTCCATATTCTTTTCAATATTAATTTTATTCATTTTTCAATGCATATTATTTTAATCGAATATTTCAGGTATCATAAATGTAGAATTTAAATCAATATCATCTTAAAATAGATATAGTGTATTAAGATAAATCTCATAACTATTTAAAAACCCGTCACTTGAAAGCAAAATACCTGATATCAAGTATTTTTTAGAATTAATTAAGGGTTTAATTTAGATACTTAATAAAGCATCTAAATTAAACTTTTAAAATGATCAAAAAACTACTCATTGTATTATTCATTTTCGTCACAGCAAATAAACTATTTGCTCAAAATGAACAAAACAATTACGAAAACAGATTTGCTATCGCACTAAACGGCTCAACTCTTGGTGGAGGAATTGAGGTTGCGAAAAACATTTCCTCCCATTTCAATTTAAGACTTAGGGCTAATACTTTTGGAATCAAAGATTTTATTCAGGAAATAGAAGTAGATGATGCAAATCTAAACGTTACCGCCGATTCTAGATTCTTAGAATTTGATTTGAGTTTAGAATACCTACCCTTTGAAAATAGCAGTTTTAAACTTGTTGGTGGAGCCGCATATTTTAATGATGGAAAAACAACTGCTTTAGCAAAATACGATGGATCCTTCACCTATGGGGAGATCACCATTGGACCAGATGAAATTGGTGATTTAGAACTAACTTTAGATTACAATGGTTTTGCACCATACTTTGGACTTGGATTTGGTAGGGCTGTTCCTAAAAAAAGAATTGGAGTTGCCTTCGAAGCAGGGAGCTTTTATCTTCCAGAACCACAAGTTGGCATTAACGCTACAAAAATGCTTTCCCCAACTGCGGATCAAGCTGAATCACTTCAAGAAAACATTCGTGATTACAGATGGTATCCATTCCTTAACTTAAGACTCTCTGTTAAAATTTAAACAAAAGCCATGAAAAAATATACTTTAATAATAATCGTACTTGCTTTAATTTTCGTTCCATCCTCTTGCGAAAAAATGCCAGATGAAGTTGTCGATGATTTTAAACTCGGCATTAATTCAGACTTTCTGGAATATACCTTAGTTGTTCAATTTGTAGATGCAGGTAATCCTATTACCCCTCCTGAAAATATAGAGTTGAAAGTATTAGATAACGATAATAATGGTTTATTGGATTCTAATGGTAATAAAGAATTTACAGTTGATAATGGTATAGCATCTTTTATTTTGAATCCTACAAGTAAACCCAATGGAGCGGATGATGTTAAAACATATACTATTTATGCTACGGCATCTGGTTTTCTTCCTGTAAATTTTACTGTAAATTTTACAGAAGATCAAAAAAATCAAAACTTGACAATAAATATGGTAAATACTTCATCCCCCCCAGAGGGTGTTGCTAATATTACGAAGAATATCCCTTTAATTGGTGGTACTCTTAATAGTAGTGCTAGCGTTGCAGTAGCTTCTGAAGGAAACAAGATTACTGGCGCAGATCTTACAATAGATTCCGGGACTGAATTCTATGACACAAATAACAATAAAATTACAGGGGGATCACTAAGGATTAGTTTAACTCATTTTGATGCTAATGGTGCCGCTTCCTTAAATTCGTTCCCTGGTGGTTTTACACCAGAAAGCGTTATTGGTGAAAGTGGAGAAGAAGAAGAAATTTTCTTCGTTACTGCAGGTTTCGCATCCATTGATATGAATATTGATGGCACTAGCATTAGAAAATTCAGCAAACCCATAGAAGTCACGATGGAAATAAATCCTAACGGATATAACTTAGAAACAGATTCAGAAATAAAAGTAGGTGACAAAATTCCTGTTTGGAGTTATGAAGTCGAGTCTGGACAATGGGTTTTTGAAAAGGAAGGAAGCGTTGTAAATAATAGCGGAAAACTTGAAGTTAGTTTTGAAACCGATCATCTTACATGGTATAATCTAGATTTTTACGGAAGAAGATGTTACAAATCAAACTCAATTGTAATAAATGCTCCCGGAACAGATGCTTATGATTATTTTTATACAGAATTAGTATATGAATACAACGACCAGCCAGTTAGCTATTACGCAAGGAAAAATATGCGATTATATAATAATGCAAAAATAAATTTTTATCGCTGCCCTATAGCCACTTGTAAATTTAAAATATATTCTGGATCATCATGGTATAATAAAGGAGAACTAATTGCTGAAACTGCTCCATTCAATCCATGCAGCAAAGATATAAGCATAACATTACCTGCTTCCGCTTTTCCTGAAGTCGTTTCCGCAGATGTCACTTTGAGTTGTCCAGACTCTAATTTTGAATTCAAACCATCATACTACTTTTATTATAAAGAAAAGGGGTCTTATTGGTGGAGGTATGGATATATGAGCAACGGAAAATTTCAATCCTACTACATGACTCCAGGCAAAACTTATGATTTTAGGACGTATTTTGGGGACCGTATTGAAACAGAATTCACCGTATCCTCTGGTGTAAATTATATTACTATTAATAGCGATGAAATTTGTGAATTTGCACTATAGGCAAATTAATAAATTTACTAAAAGTCTTCTATAATTATTAGGAGACTTTTTTTCATTTAACAATACTTTTCTTACAAAAATCATGTTTAAATAACAATAAAAGAATTTTTATTGCCACAAAAAGAGAATATTATCGATAAAAAGCTATTTTCTTAGATAATAAACTATCTTTGCTTTGTAACTTTAACATAAGTTTAAATTACGACCCCTAATAGTAATTAAGTAGATAAATGATGATGAAAAACTTTTTACCCCGTTTACACCTCAATTTCCTTCTAATTTTATGTTTTCTTTTGATTTCTTGTGTCGTAATAAGCCAAGAAAATGAAACTTCAAAATATAGTAAGAAATATGCTATTGCCCTAAATGGTTCCACACTAGGTGGTGGACTTGAAATAGCAAGGAATATCTCACCACATTTTAATCTCAGACTGAGAGGTAATATTTTAAGCATTAAAGATTTTGTACAAGAAATTGAAATAGATGATGCGAACCTTAATGTTACTGCAGATTCAAGATTTCTAGAGTTCGACTTAAGTTTAGAGTATCTCCCTTTCAAACAAAGTAGCTTCAAAATCGTAGGAGGTGCCGCATATTTTAGTGATGGTGAGACTAAGGCACTAGCAACATATGATGGCTCTTTCGAGTATGGTGAAATTATAATTGGTCCAGAAGATATTGGTGACCTAAGACTTTCTTTAGATTATAGCGGTATTGCTCCATATCTTGGTATAGGAATGGGTAGAGCCGTGCCAAAAAATAAATTTGGAATAGCTTTCGAAGTAGGAAGTTTTTATTTACCCGAGCCAAAGGTTGGAATTGCTGCTACCGGAATGCTCGCTCCTACTGCAAACCAAGCTGAATCTCTTCAAGAAGATATTAAAGATTATAGATGGTATCCATTCCTCAATTTAAGATTATCAATTAGAATCTAATTAAATCCCTTACACATGAAAAGAATAATATTATTAATGATGATGATGGCTGTAGTAATTATTCATACAGCTTGTGAGAAAAACCCCAATGAAATTGCAGACAATTTTAAACTTGGACTCGATGTAAACTTTTTAGAATATACTGCGCAAGTAGAAATCCAAGATTTGGAAGACGGTAGCTATCCTGAAAATATTAAATTAACTCCTGTGACGGATTATGGTACAGCGATTCTCAATTCTGCCGGGGAGCGAAACTTTAAGGTCTCTAAAGGAAGTATAACTCTTATACTTAATCCTATGGATAGACCTCAATCGGCTAATGAAGTTAAAACTTTTGATTTTATAGCATCGGCTCCCGGTTATCAATCTTCGAAAGTAAAAGTAAGTTTTACTGAAAACAATAAGACTGTGCAAATTCCGGTTTCTTTGCTTAATAAAACTAAAGAATCAGATGGAGTTAGTTCCGTATCAGAAAAGGCTGATCTTTCTGAAAGTGAACTTAAGGAGAGCAAAGTTGTGAATTTTGGAAATAAAAGTAACAAACAAACCAATGGATCTGTTGAAGTTAAGGCAGGAACAAAGTTTTTAAATACAAGTGGCAAAGTATTATCTGGCAGTTCTATTAGTATGGAAGTTATCGACGTAGACGCTAATACCACAAATTTGGTTAAAATTTTTCCTGGTGGTTTTACAGATCAAACTGTTTCTAAAAATGGCACTACAGAAAGAACATCATTTTTACCAATGAGCTACACTTCTATTAATATGTACGTAGGAGATGAAGAGGTAAAAGACTTTAGCGAATCTATAAACGTAAAAATGGAAATTGATAAAAATTTGTATAACCCTAAAACAGCAACTAAAGTTAAAGCGGGCGATCAATTAGCATTATATAGTTATGAACTGGAAAACGGAATGTGGGTTTATGAAAAAGAAGTTACCATTACAGGAATAGGTAATCAATTATATGCAAATTTCGAAACAGATCACTTAACTGATTATTCATTAGTTGCCGAGTTACCTGTTTGTTCTGATATTTTTGAAATTAATAATCCAACAGATTCCAATATACAGGCGAAAATAGAATTAGAAATTGCTGGTAGTACCGAAACAAGAATTTATAAGATTATTGAGCAAAATCTTGCTCCTGGAGTAAATCAAATTCCTTACAATGGAGTAGGTGAAAATATTTCTTTGAAGCTGTACACCTCTGGCAATGTAATTACAGTAGATAATATATCCTGTGGGGAATCTCCTGCTATTGAAATGCCAACACCAGATAGCGAATTGCTAACTATTACGATTAATATTCCATGTGAAGATGTGACTCTGAATATAGCTAGCTACCCAATTAAGTATAGAAAATTGGGAGATACAACTTGGATTAATGGTATCATCAAAGATCTTGTGTTAAAATCTTACGAAATGGAAGCAGGAAATACTTACGAATTTCAAATTGAATTTGACGGTCAGATTTATACTTACGAAGAATTCATCAACTCTAACGATTATCAATTTAATGTAGATAGCGAGTTATGTAGTGAGATTAATTTTTAAGCAAACACGTACTCATAAAAAAGGGGAATGCTCATTGCATTCCCTTTTTTAATTATATCCGATGCCTACAAAAATAATATAAAACCTGACGAATTTGAATAGACCTTCACAAATATTTTATGATTAAATAGGATTTTTATATAGAAATAAATGAAATATATTTACAATAATTCACCGAAGTCTAAATAATAGTTTGAATAATTAAAATCATAATGTAGTTTTGGAAACTAAACAGAAGGAGATGAGATCGGAATTATTAGATATCCTAAACAAGGATTCAGAAACAAATATTGAAAAAAGTTTACCAAGTATTTCCATCGATTGCGTCGTTTTTGGGTTTGATACGGCCTCACTAAAAGTACTACTAACAAAAATAAAAGGAAAAGATGGTTGGCTACTGCCCGGTGGATACTTACATAAAGCTGAAAATCTAGAAGACGGTGCCTATAG encodes:
- the eutC gene encoding ethanolamine ammonia-lyase subunit EutC, encoding MDKSKLYKNKIQKDPYTNLRELSRARIALGNTGGSQSLQDVLQFQMDHAKARDAIYSEFDIQKLEMDVEKFNLPIFKFKTQAKDREEYLKRPDLGKLLADTDVQNNKEYDIILNLVDGLSPEATKHSIPIIAQLLPDLKATYSFAICIIENGRVAIGDEIAEKLNGKFTATFIGERPGLSSPESLGIYTTYNPKSGTTDEKRNCISNIHNDGMKTRAAVDLLKFLIKESFAKKISGVSLKSDIREQKDIC